The following proteins come from a genomic window of Pseudomonas sp. Z8(2022):
- a CDS encoding DUF1329 domain-containing protein: MKTTKKLWQSGVLALSLLATGVMAAVSPEEAAKLGTTLTPLGGEMAGNADGSIPAWTGGLPANAGAVDPRGFLADPFANEQPLFTITAQNAEQYKDKLTPGQLAMFKRYPESYRMPVYPSHRSATVPAAVIEATKQNAVNTKMIEGGNGLENFQTANPFPIPQNGLEVIWNHITRYRGGSVRRVVTQATPQPNGSYSLVYFQDEFTFRDALTDFDPSKESNVLFYFKQRVTAPSRLAGNVLLVHETLNQVKEPRLAWLYNAGQRRVRRAPQVSYDGPGTAADGLRTSDNFDMYNGAPDRYEWKLEGKKEIYIPYNSYKLDSPNLKYSDVIKAGHLNQDLTRYELHRVWHVTGTLKSGERHIYAKRDFYIDEDTWQAALIDHYDGRGTLWRVAEAHAQHYYDKQVPWYTVETLYDLLSGRYLALGMKNEEKQAYDFNYKASGSDYTPAALRQAGVR; the protein is encoded by the coding sequence ATGAAAACAACAAAAAAACTGTGGCAAAGTGGCGTCCTGGCCCTGTCTCTGCTGGCAACCGGCGTCATGGCTGCCGTCTCGCCGGAAGAAGCAGCCAAGCTGGGTACGACCCTGACTCCGCTGGGTGGGGAAATGGCCGGCAACGCCGATGGATCGATCCCGGCCTGGACTGGCGGGCTGCCGGCCAATGCCGGTGCGGTCGATCCGCGCGGCTTCCTGGCCGATCCGTTCGCCAATGAGCAGCCGCTGTTCACCATCACTGCGCAGAATGCCGAGCAGTACAAGGACAAGCTGACCCCCGGCCAGCTGGCCATGTTCAAGCGCTATCCGGAAAGCTACCGGATGCCGGTCTACCCAAGTCACCGTTCTGCCACCGTGCCGGCAGCGGTGATCGAGGCTACCAAGCAGAACGCGGTCAACACCAAGATGATCGAGGGTGGTAACGGTCTGGAGAACTTCCAGACCGCCAACCCGTTCCCGATTCCGCAGAACGGCCTGGAAGTGATCTGGAACCACATCACCCGTTACCGCGGTGGCAGCGTGCGCCGTGTGGTGACTCAGGCGACTCCGCAGCCGAACGGCTCATACTCGCTGGTCTACTTCCAGGACGAGTTCACCTTCCGCGATGCGCTGACCGACTTCGATCCGAGCAAGGAAAGCAACGTACTGTTCTACTTCAAACAGCGCGTGACCGCTCCGTCGCGTCTGGCCGGTAACGTGCTGCTGGTGCACGAGACTCTCAACCAGGTGAAGGAGCCGCGTCTGGCCTGGCTGTACAACGCCGGTCAGCGTCGCGTGCGTCGCGCTCCGCAGGTGTCCTATGACGGTCCGGGTACCGCCGCAGACGGTCTGCGTACTTCCGACAACTTCGACATGTACAACGGTGCGCCGGATCGTTACGAGTGGAAGCTGGAAGGCAAGAAGGAGATCTACATCCCCTACAACTCCTACAAGCTGGACTCGCCGAACCTGAAGTACTCCGACGTCATCAAGGCCGGCCACCTCAACCAGGATCTGACTCGTTACGAGCTGCACCGCGTCTGGCACGTGACCGGCACCCTGAAGTCGGGTGAGCGTCACATCTATGCCAAGCGTGACTTCTACATCGACGAGGATACCTGGCAAGCCGCTCTGATCGACCATTACGACGGTCGTGGCACCCTGTGGCGCGTAGCCGAGGCGCATGCCCAGCACTACTACGACAAGCAGGTGCCGTGGTACACCGTGGAAACCCTGTACGACCTGCTGTCGGGTCGCTACCTGGCGCTGGGTATGAAGAACGAGGAGAAGCAAGCCTACGACTTCAACTACAAGGCCTCCGGCAGCGATTACACCCCGGCCGCTCTGCGTCAGGCGGGCGTTCGCTAA
- a CDS encoding LuxR C-terminal-related transcriptional regulator yields the protein MTDLSRTPGFPYTPATSVDARFYRPPLPAGHMPRPRLCERLEEGLQGRLLLVSAPAGFGKSSLAIEFCERLSDHWRSLWLGLSERDSDPGRFLERLLQGLQQFYPGLGEEALGLLKMRQRHQPFAFEQWLDGLLDELAQKLGDGQPLLLVLDDYHLAQGPVLDRCLQFFLNHLPSGVLLLVTSRQRPDWHLARLRLSRQLLELNEQDLRLTSRELDALLANQGAHLERQQIDGILQRSEGWIAGLRLWLLAAEELQQSGEGLQLHGGEGLIREYLLEEVIERQPAEVQQFLYDTACMERFCAELCDAVRDSHDSAAIIRQLQANQVFLVPLDDQGRWFRYHHLFSDLLNARPAEGLSRSRSSTHLRACRWFAAQGLLDAAIEQALLAGQSDVAASLVQNLSEEQMLAEQNIAMLLRWKANLPDDLLASTTRLIMLYGWALALACQLDAAQELLDQLGRFLPAADPVSQRSLLAQWQALDGVIARGRGDGARAEQQCSEALAGLPAERYGPHFMCLSALANLAMVRGDLWRARGLNRDALELAQRIDNPLFEALAHYERARVLQGRGEVLRAQDEVQQGLLQVQRLPAQRQYSVRARLTIYEGYLLGLRLQPRAVERLRAGVAEARACRDVGALIGYCVLASLEGRDGRSAEAFALLGEAERLMHVWDVPAIYYLAMITLMKCELWLRQGQVELAAAWLPQLAETYSEGRALAPEFHPQMALHIDLQQAALDRLQGDLESAERRLRALQPRAQGLGCQLVGLAAQAQLAQLLRQTGRAREAQQQLDRCLDLAQGGALLPFIELVQHQPQWLRERLQERSSSCQVRDALLAQLPAEQHAPDLSEVEAEPLTEKLSGRELAVLQLIARGCSNQEISERLFISLHTVKTHARHINSKLGVERRTQAVARAKALGLLR from the coding sequence ATGACAGACCTCTCCCGCACGCCAGGTTTTCCCTATACGCCGGCCACGTCGGTGGACGCGCGTTTCTATCGTCCGCCACTGCCTGCAGGGCATATGCCTCGTCCCCGGCTGTGTGAGCGTCTCGAAGAGGGGCTGCAGGGGCGCTTGCTGCTGGTCAGCGCGCCAGCCGGCTTCGGCAAGAGTTCGCTGGCGATCGAGTTCTGCGAGCGACTATCCGATCACTGGCGTAGCCTGTGGCTGGGGCTGAGCGAGCGCGACAGCGATCCCGGGCGTTTTCTCGAGCGTTTGCTGCAGGGCCTGCAGCAGTTCTACCCCGGCCTCGGCGAGGAGGCGCTGGGGCTGCTCAAGATGCGCCAGCGTCACCAGCCATTCGCATTCGAACAATGGCTCGATGGCCTGCTCGACGAGCTGGCACAGAAGCTCGGCGACGGTCAGCCGCTGCTGCTGGTGCTGGATGATTATCATCTGGCGCAGGGGCCGGTGCTCGATCGATGCCTGCAGTTCTTCCTCAACCATCTGCCATCCGGGGTGTTGCTGCTGGTCACCAGCCGTCAGCGGCCGGACTGGCATCTCGCGCGTCTGCGTCTGTCGCGGCAATTGCTCGAACTGAACGAACAGGACCTGCGCCTGACCTCCCGCGAGCTGGACGCCCTGCTGGCGAACCAAGGGGCACACCTCGAGCGGCAACAGATCGACGGAATCCTGCAGCGCAGCGAGGGCTGGATCGCGGGTTTGCGCCTATGGCTGTTGGCCGCCGAAGAGCTGCAGCAGTCAGGTGAGGGGCTGCAGCTGCACGGCGGTGAGGGGCTGATTCGTGAGTACCTGCTCGAAGAGGTCATCGAACGCCAGCCCGCAGAGGTTCAACAATTTCTCTATGACACCGCCTGCATGGAGCGTTTCTGCGCGGAACTGTGCGATGCGGTTCGTGACAGCCATGACAGCGCTGCGATCATCCGCCAGTTGCAGGCCAATCAGGTATTTCTGGTGCCTCTCGATGATCAGGGGCGCTGGTTCCGTTATCACCACCTGTTTTCCGATCTGCTCAATGCGCGGCCTGCCGAAGGGTTGAGTCGATCTCGCAGCAGTACTCACTTGCGCGCCTGTCGCTGGTTCGCTGCGCAGGGCCTGCTCGACGCCGCCATCGAACAGGCGTTGCTGGCCGGGCAATCGGATGTCGCCGCCAGCCTGGTGCAGAATCTTTCCGAAGAGCAGATGCTGGCCGAGCAGAATATCGCCATGCTGCTGCGCTGGAAGGCCAATCTGCCGGATGATCTGCTGGCCAGCACAACGCGACTGATCATGCTCTACGGCTGGGCGCTGGCGCTCGCCTGTCAGCTCGATGCCGCGCAGGAACTGCTCGACCAGCTCGGCCGATTCCTGCCAGCTGCCGATCCGGTCAGCCAGCGCAGCCTGCTGGCGCAGTGGCAGGCGCTCGATGGGGTCATCGCACGTGGGCGTGGCGATGGTGCCCGTGCCGAGCAGCAGTGCAGCGAGGCGTTGGCCGGCTTGCCGGCGGAGCGCTATGGCCCGCACTTCATGTGCCTGTCGGCCCTGGCCAATCTGGCCATGGTCCGTGGTGACCTGTGGCGTGCACGGGGGCTTAACCGCGACGCACTGGAGCTGGCGCAGCGTATCGACAATCCCCTGTTTGAAGCTCTGGCGCACTATGAGCGCGCCCGGGTACTGCAGGGGCGTGGCGAAGTACTGCGCGCGCAGGATGAAGTGCAGCAGGGTCTTCTGCAGGTACAGCGTTTACCCGCCCAGCGCCAGTATTCGGTGCGGGCGCGGTTGACCATCTATGAAGGCTACCTGCTCGGCCTGCGTTTGCAGCCTCGGGCCGTGGAACGCTTGCGCGCCGGCGTCGCCGAGGCCAGGGCGTGTCGCGATGTCGGTGCGTTGATCGGTTACTGCGTGCTGGCCAGTCTCGAAGGCCGCGATGGGCGCTCCGCCGAGGCCTTCGCCCTGCTTGGTGAGGCCGAACGCCTGATGCATGTCTGGGACGTGCCGGCGATCTATTACCTGGCGATGATCACCCTGATGAAATGCGAGCTGTGGTTGCGTCAGGGCCAGGTCGAGCTGGCCGCGGCCTGGCTGCCGCAGCTGGCGGAAACCTACAGCGAAGGGCGTGCGCTGGCACCGGAGTTTCATCCGCAGATGGCGCTGCACATCGACCTGCAGCAGGCAGCTCTGGATCGTCTGCAGGGTGATCTGGAAAGTGCCGAACGGCGTCTGCGGGCCTTGCAGCCGCGAGCACAGGGATTGGGTTGCCAACTGGTCGGCCTGGCGGCGCAGGCGCAGCTCGCTCAGCTGTTGCGGCAAACCGGGCGGGCGCGTGAGGCGCAGCAACAGCTCGACAGATGCCTGGATCTCGCACAGGGCGGAGCGCTGTTGCCGTTCATCGAGCTGGTGCAGCATCAGCCGCAGTGGCTGCGTGAACGCCTGCAGGAGCGTTCGTCGTCCTGTCAGGTCCGCGACGCCTTGCTCGCGCAGTTACCAGCGGAACAGCACGCGCCCGACTTGTCTGAGGTCGAGGCGGAACCGCTCACCGAGAAACTCAGCGGACGCGAGCTGGCGGTACTGCAGCTGATTGCGCGTGGCTGTTCGAACCAGGAGATCAGCGAGCGCCTGTTCATCTCCCTGCACACGGTCAAGACCCATGCCCGGCACATCAACAGCAAGCTGGGCGTCGAACGGCGTACCCAGGCCGTCGCCCGTGCCAAGGCATTGGGGCTGTTGCGCTGA
- a CDS encoding alpha/beta fold hydrolase produces MTAKSLQLQPPLAAGFARLGFGALSLERLKARYGNAADGSRYIELDGFNIHYRDEGSRDKPALVMIHGVVASLHTWDGWVQVFACDYRIIRFDVPGFGLTGPARDGEYSAERMTRVLGLLLDYLQVDKADIAGNSLGGYIAWNFALSQPQRVGKLVLIDPAGYHMHKVPWMIAAAALPGARVAMPLWMPRALIAQGIREVYGEPGRIRPGVVDRYYDLSRRPGNRRGMVDIFRVLLKVNQEQLHATPGRVARIKAPTLLLWGERDRWISPQQVPLWQRDLPGIQVRVYPGVGHIPMEEIPEQSAADAMNFLQG; encoded by the coding sequence ATGACTGCCAAAAGCCTGCAACTGCAACCGCCGCTGGCTGCCGGTTTCGCCCGTCTGGGCTTCGGTGCGCTATCGCTGGAGCGCCTCAAGGCGCGTTACGGCAATGCCGCCGACGGCTCCCGCTATATCGAACTCGACGGCTTCAACATCCACTATCGCGATGAGGGTAGCCGCGACAAGCCCGCACTGGTGATGATTCATGGCGTTGTGGCCTCGCTGCACACCTGGGATGGCTGGGTGCAGGTGTTCGCTTGCGATTACCGCATCATCCGCTTCGATGTGCCCGGATTCGGTCTGACCGGCCCGGCACGTGACGGGGAATATTCGGCCGAGCGCATGACGCGGGTGCTCGGTCTGCTGCTCGATTACCTGCAGGTGGACAAGGCCGATATCGCCGGTAATTCACTCGGCGGCTACATCGCCTGGAACTTCGCTCTGTCGCAGCCACAGCGTGTCGGCAAACTGGTACTGATCGATCCGGCCGGTTACCACATGCACAAGGTGCCGTGGATGATTGCCGCCGCCGCGCTGCCCGGTGCGAGAGTTGCCATGCCGCTATGGATGCCGCGCGCATTGATCGCTCAGGGCATCAGGGAGGTCTACGGTGAGCCGGGGCGGATCAGGCCGGGCGTGGTCGATCGCTACTACGACCTTTCACGGCGGCCGGGTAATCGCCGCGGAATGGTCGACATCTTCCGGGTACTGCTGAAAGTCAATCAGGAGCAGCTCCATGCAACGCCCGGGCGGGTCGCACGGATTAAGGCGCCAACCCTGCTGCTGTGGGGCGAGCGTGATCGCTGGATATCCCCGCAGCAGGTGCCACTGTGGCAGCGCGATCTGCCGGGGATTCAGGTCCGGGTCTATCCGGGTGTCGGGCATATTCCGATGGAGGAGATTCCCGAGCAGAGCGCAGCCGATGCGATGAACTTTCTGCAAGGTTGA
- a CDS encoding metal-dependent hydrolase has translation MASTTPEGLQIRPRHMDFDLPNPLPRHWNGGDAFKTHLFDAMSVLFPDGERFFIDSVRQFRERIDDPVLREQIRGFIGQEGHHSREHLEYSQRLRDLGYDVGRMEKRARRRIRYTQKRFSPQRQLAATAALEHITAILADGLLRDGAYMADAHPTMTRLWRWHALEETEHKAVAFDVYNQVCGSRRLLRRAMIMGTFFFVLDTTRGLAHMLRVDGLLWNWRVWRDGIRWMWGKDGVFRPQLRAYLDFFKDGFHPWEHNNLDLLHAAREEFDGARQAA, from the coding sequence ATGGCCAGCACAACTCCGGAAGGATTGCAGATACGCCCCAGACATATGGATTTCGATCTGCCCAACCCGCTGCCGCGCCACTGGAACGGCGGCGATGCCTTCAAGACACATCTGTTCGACGCCATGTCAGTATTGTTCCCCGACGGCGAGCGTTTTTTCATCGACTCGGTGCGTCAGTTCCGCGAGCGCATCGACGATCCGGTCCTCAGGGAACAGATTCGTGGCTTCATCGGCCAGGAAGGTCATCACAGCCGTGAACATCTGGAGTACAGCCAGCGCCTGCGCGACCTCGGCTACGACGTCGGGCGCATGGAGAAGCGTGCCCGCAGGCGCATCCGATATACGCAGAAGAGGTTCTCGCCGCAGCGCCAGCTGGCCGCTACCGCAGCGCTGGAGCACATCACTGCGATCCTGGCCGATGGCTTGCTGAGAGATGGCGCCTATATGGCCGACGCACACCCGACAATGACCCGCCTGTGGCGCTGGCATGCGCTGGAGGAAACCGAGCACAAGGCGGTGGCCTTCGACGTCTACAACCAGGTGTGTGGCAGTCGCAGGCTGCTGCGCCGGGCGATGATCATGGGCACCTTCTTCTTCGTGCTCGACACCACGCGAGGCCTGGCGCATATGCTCAGGGTCGACGGCCTGCTGTGGAACTGGCGCGTATGGCGCGACGGCATCCGCTGGATGTGGGGCAAGGACGGCGTGTTCCGCCCGCAGCTGCGCGCCTATCTGGATTTCTTCAAGGACGGCTTCCATCCCTGGGAGCACAACAATCTGGATCTGCTACATGCCGCGCGCGAGGAATTCGATGGCGCCCGGCAAGCGGCCTGA
- a CDS encoding AraC family transcriptional regulator gives MKQTLNFTAALVPVAYAEALLALAEELGQTRGELFVAARVRPEVLGSPNGRLSFLDFHLLTQAALERCGEPALGLVLGQRLNVSTHGILGYAVLSSANLGKALQFALKYYRVLGLSFELELVEQGQDVELRAVESFPMGPQSRFTSEGLLTSIHTIARFLLGEELRGLAVGFAHSAPDYAERYAEVFGVAAQFEQPYNWLRLPRHYLQRPMALANPATVQMCEQQCEALLASLDVQDGLLTRVRRLLLARPGDFPDLESAASALHTSGRSLRRHLAQMGTSYQQVLDDVRKRLALQYLTTTHLPLYEIAQLLGFSDPSNFRRAFRKWTGKLPGDYRNEASR, from the coding sequence ATGAAGCAAACCCTCAATTTCACCGCCGCACTGGTTCCCGTCGCGTACGCCGAGGCGCTGCTGGCGCTGGCCGAAGAACTGGGCCAGACGCGTGGCGAACTGTTTGTCGCGGCACGGGTACGCCCTGAGGTGCTGGGCAGCCCCAATGGCCGATTGTCCTTTCTCGATTTTCACCTGTTGACTCAGGCCGCGCTGGAGCGTTGCGGCGAGCCCGCGCTCGGTCTGGTCCTGGGCCAGCGCCTGAACGTGTCTACGCACGGCATCCTGGGTTACGCGGTGTTGTCCAGCGCCAATCTGGGCAAGGCCCTGCAGTTCGCCCTGAAGTACTACCGCGTGCTGGGGCTGTCCTTCGAGCTGGAGCTGGTGGAGCAGGGGCAGGATGTGGAGTTGCGTGCGGTCGAGTCCTTTCCCATGGGGCCGCAATCGCGTTTTACCAGCGAAGGTCTGCTGACCAGCATTCACACCATCGCGCGTTTTCTTCTGGGCGAGGAGTTGCGCGGTTTGGCCGTCGGTTTCGCCCATTCCGCACCGGACTATGCAGAGCGCTATGCCGAGGTGTTCGGCGTAGCCGCGCAGTTCGAGCAGCCCTATAACTGGCTGCGCCTGCCCCGGCATTATCTGCAGCGGCCCATGGCCCTGGCCAACCCGGCCACCGTGCAGATGTGCGAGCAGCAGTGCGAGGCGCTGCTGGCCAGTCTCGACGTGCAGGATGGCCTGCTCACCCGGGTACGACGCCTGTTACTGGCTCGCCCGGGTGACTTCCCCGACCTGGAAAGCGCCGCGAGCGCCCTGCATACCAGCGGCCGCAGCCTGCGTCGGCATCTGGCGCAGATGGGCACCAGCTATCAGCAGGTGCTCGATGACGTACGCAAGCGCCTGGCGTTGCAGTACCTCACCACCACGCACTTGCCGCTGTATGAAATCGCCCAGCTGCTGGGCTTCAGTGACCCTTCCAATTTCCGTCGTGCATTCCGCAAATGGACCGGTAAACTGCCCGGCGACTACCGCAACGAGGCCTCCCGATGA
- a CDS encoding MBL fold metallo-hydrolase, with product MSTAERPALIRETFPVGPLQCNCTIIGDPVTKKAIVVDPGGNPDLIMARLEAHGLKVVSIIHTHAHLDHFLASGQMKEKTGATLHLHKEDQFLWDNLEMQCNMFGVPYTPVPAPDRWLADDEELACGCGVALHTPGHTPGSMSFWFADAKLLIAGDTLFRRGIGRTDLWGGDYATIERSIRQRLYILDEEATVVTGHGPDTRLGEEMRENPFIRA from the coding sequence ATGAGTACCGCCGAACGCCCCGCCCTGATCCGCGAAACCTTCCCCGTCGGCCCTTTGCAGTGCAACTGCACCATCATTGGCGACCCCGTGACGAAGAAGGCCATAGTGGTCGATCCGGGCGGTAATCCCGATCTGATCATGGCTCGACTGGAAGCGCACGGCCTCAAGGTGGTCAGCATCATCCACACGCACGCCCATCTCGATCATTTCCTCGCCTCGGGGCAGATGAAGGAAAAGACCGGTGCTACGCTGCATCTGCATAAGGAGGATCAGTTCCTCTGGGACAATCTGGAGATGCAGTGCAACATGTTCGGCGTGCCGTACACGCCGGTCCCCGCGCCGGATCGCTGGCTGGCAGACGATGAGGAGCTGGCCTGCGGTTGCGGTGTGGCCCTGCATACGCCAGGGCACACGCCGGGCTCCATGAGTTTCTGGTTCGCAGACGCCAAGCTGCTGATAGCAGGTGACACGCTGTTCCGTCGTGGCATCGGCCGTACCGACCTGTGGGGCGGCGACTACGCCACCATCGAGCGTTCGATCAGGCAGCGTCTGTACATCCTCGACGAGGAGGCCACCGTGGTCACCGGCCATGGCCCGGACACCCGCCTGGGCGAGGAGATGCGCGAGAACCCCTTTATTCGCGCGTGA
- a CDS encoding OmpA family protein codes for MFRLTLIALCSSALLLSGCASQNPYDQSAPSSNRTATYGGIGALAGAAAGALINHDNRGKGALIGAAVAGAAAAGYGYYADKQEEELRRSMQGTGVEVQRQGDVIQLIMPGNITFATDSAQIASSFYQPLNNLVNSFRQYNQNSIEVVGHTDSTGSHSYNMGLSQRRAQSVADYLLAQGVDPSRVSTRGMGPDQPVASNATADGRAQNRRVEVTLRPLPGVQ; via the coding sequence ATGTTCCGCCTTACCCTGATTGCCCTGTGCTCGTCCGCGCTGCTGCTCAGTGGCTGCGCCTCGCAGAATCCCTATGACCAGAGCGCGCCGAGTTCCAACCGCACCGCCACCTATGGCGGGATCGGTGCCTTGGCCGGTGCGGCCGCCGGTGCCCTGATCAACCACGACAATCGCGGCAAGGGCGCATTGATCGGTGCTGCCGTGGCCGGTGCCGCCGCTGCGGGTTACGGCTATTACGCCGACAAGCAGGAGGAAGAGCTGCGTCGCAGCATGCAGGGCACCGGCGTTGAGGTGCAGCGCCAGGGTGATGTGATCCAGCTGATCATGCCCGGCAACATCACCTTCGCTACCGACTCGGCGCAGATCGCCAGCAGCTTCTATCAGCCGCTCAACAACCTGGTCAACTCCTTCCGTCAGTACAACCAGAACAGCATCGAGGTAGTCGGGCATACCGACAGCACCGGGTCGCACAGCTACAACATGGGCCTGTCGCAGCGACGTGCACAGAGCGTGGCCGATTACCTGCTGGCGCAGGGTGTCGACCCCAGCCGGGTGAGCACCCGTGGCATGGGGCCGGATCAACCGGTAGCGAGCAACGCCACCGCCGATGGCCGTGCACAGAATCGTCGTGTGGAAGTAACGCTGCGCCCGCTGCCTGGTGTGCAATGA
- a CDS encoding OmpA family protein yields the protein MKTRRNLIAATAFMAMLAGCTTNPYTGESQAGKAGIYGGIGAATGAVIGAATSSKKDRTKGALIGAAVGGAAGGGYGYYVDTQEAKLRQTLQGTGVQVQRNGDDLKLIMPGNITFASNSADIAAGFYPTLNSLVLVFKEFNKNGVNIVGHTDSTGSQELNQSLSQRRAQSVANYLTANGVPGQRISAYGAGPSQPIASNATEAGRAQNRRVEINLRPL from the coding sequence ATGAAGACCAGGCGTAATCTGATCGCAGCAACTGCGTTCATGGCCATGCTCGCTGGCTGTACCACCAATCCCTACACCGGCGAAAGCCAGGCTGGCAAAGCCGGCATCTATGGCGGCATCGGCGCAGCGACCGGAGCCGTGATCGGGGCCGCCACGTCGAGCAAGAAGGATCGTACCAAAGGCGCACTGATCGGTGCCGCCGTCGGTGGTGCCGCCGGTGGTGGCTACGGCTATTACGTCGATACCCAGGAAGCCAAGCTGCGTCAGACCCTGCAGGGCACTGGCGTGCAGGTGCAGCGCAATGGCGATGATCTGAAACTGATCATGCCGGGCAACATCACCTTTGCCAGCAACTCGGCCGATATCGCCGCCGGCTTCTACCCGACCCTCAACTCGCTGGTGCTGGTCTTCAAGGAGTTCAACAAGAACGGCGTGAATATCGTCGGTCACACCGACAGCACGGGTTCGCAGGAGCTGAACCAGAGCCTGTCCCAGCGTCGCGCGCAGAGCGTGGCCAACTACCTGACCGCCAATGGTGTCCCCGGCCAGCGCATTTCCGCATACGGGGCAGGCCCGAGCCAGCCGATTGCCAGCAACGCCACCGAAGCTGGCCGCGCGCAGAACCGTCGCGTCGAGATCAACCTGCGTCCGCTGTAA
- a CDS encoding acyltransferase has translation MLHFLPAPLRGLIASLLLALNTLFWCWPLFFVALLKLLLPFAPIQRALRFVMHGIAESWIGFNKFWMRLVGHIRWKVQGLERFDTRHSYLVTSNHQSWVDILVLQYLLNRRMPLLKFFLKQELIWVPVIGLCWWALEFPFMKRFSKEYLAKYPEKRGQDLATTRKACERYKTNPVAVFNFLEGTRLTPAKHAQQNSPFKHLLKPKAGGIAFVLDAMGEQLHAIVNVTIHYPHGVPGFWDLLCGRLEAVQVNFKQVDIPGEFIGRNYDQDDDYRLAFQQWVNRLWEEKDAELASLQQQA, from the coding sequence ATGCTGCACTTTCTTCCCGCGCCGCTGCGCGGCCTGATCGCGAGTCTGCTGCTCGCCCTGAACACCCTGTTCTGGTGCTGGCCGCTGTTCTTCGTTGCGCTGCTCAAGTTGCTGCTGCCCTTCGCGCCCATTCAGCGCGCGCTGCGCTTCGTCATGCACGGCATCGCTGAAAGCTGGATCGGCTTCAACAAGTTCTGGATGCGCCTGGTCGGCCATATCCGGTGGAAGGTTCAGGGCCTGGAACGCTTCGACACGCGCCATTCCTACCTGGTGACCAGCAATCACCAGAGCTGGGTGGACATTCTGGTCCTGCAGTACCTGCTCAATCGCCGCATGCCGCTGCTGAAGTTCTTCCTCAAGCAGGAGCTGATCTGGGTACCGGTGATCGGCCTGTGCTGGTGGGCGCTGGAATTCCCGTTCATGAAGCGCTTCAGCAAGGAATACCTGGCCAAGTATCCGGAAAAGCGCGGTCAGGATCTGGCCACCACGCGCAAGGCCTGTGAACGCTACAAGACCAATCCGGTGGCGGTGTTCAACTTCCTCGAAGGCACGCGCCTGACCCCGGCCAAACATGCGCAGCAGAATTCACCGTTCAAGCACCTGCTCAAGCCCAAGGCCGGCGGCATCGCCTTCGTGCTCGATGCGATGGGTGAGCAGTTGCACGCCATCGTCAACGTCACCATCCACTATCCGCATGGTGTGCCGGGCTTCTGGGATCTGCTCTGCGGTCGCCTGGAGGCCGTGCAGGTGAACTTCAAGCAGGTGGATATTCCAGGCGAATTCATCGGCCGCAATTACGATCAGGACGACGACTACCGCCTGGCCTTCCAGCAGTGGGTCAACCGTCTGTGGGAAGAGAAGGACGCGGAGCTCGCCAGCCTGCAACAGCAGGCCTGA